The Nonlabens spongiae genome contains a region encoding:
- a CDS encoding succinate dehydrogenase/fumarate reductase iron-sulfur subunit, whose product MKLTLKVWRQAGPEAKGKMVTYPIDGVDGDMSFLEMMDILNEDLIAKGDEPVEFDHDCREGICGSCNMMINGEPHGPQKLITTCQLHMRKFNDGDTITIEPWRAKAFPVIKDLIVDRSAFDRIQQAGGYVSVNTSGNTQDANAIPIEKENADEAFWSATCIGCGACVAACKNASAMLFTSAKISQYALLPQGEVEATQRVQNMVRQMDAEGFGNCTNTGACMVECPKGIKLENIARMNREYLKAETIG is encoded by the coding sequence ATGAAATTAACACTTAAAGTTTGGAGACAAGCCGGTCCAGAGGCCAAAGGAAAGATGGTTACCTACCCAATTGATGGAGTTGATGGTGATATGTCCTTTCTTGAAATGATGGATATTCTTAACGAAGATCTGATCGCTAAAGGTGATGAGCCGGTAGAATTTGATCATGACTGTCGTGAGGGAATTTGTGGATCGTGTAATATGATGATCAACGGTGAACCTCACGGTCCACAAAAGTTAATCACGACGTGCCAGCTCCACATGAGAAAATTCAATGATGGGGATACAATCACAATTGAACCATGGAGAGCAAAAGCGTTCCCAGTAATTAAGGATTTGATAGTAGATCGATCAGCATTTGACCGTATTCAGCAGGCTGGTGGTTATGTATCTGTCAATACTTCGGGAAATACTCAAGATGCTAATGCGATCCCGATCGAGAAAGAAAATGCTGACGAGGCATTCTGGTCAGCAACTTGTATAGGTTGTGGTGCTTGTGTAGCAGCTTGTAAGAATGCCAGTGCTATGTTGTTTACCAGTGCTAAGATTTCTCAGTATGCCCTACTCCCTCAAGGAGAAGTTGAGGCAACGCAACGTGTTCAAAACATGGTGCGCCAGATGGATGCAGAAGGATTCGGAAACTGTACAAATACCGGTGCATGTATGGTAGAGTGTCCTAAGGGTATTAAATTAGAAAACATAGCCCGCATGAACCGCGAGTACTTAAAAGCTGAAACGATAGGATAA
- a CDS encoding fumarate reductase/succinate dehydrogenase flavoprotein subunit, protein MAVLDSKVPKGPLSDKWTLHKNTINLVNPANKRNIDVIVVGTGLAGGSAAATLAELGYNVKTFCYNDSPRRAHSIAAQGGINAAKNYQGDGDSDYRLFYDTIKGGDYRSREANVYRLAEVSSNIIDQCVAQGVPFAREYGGLLDNRSFGGVLVSRTFYAAGQTGQQLLLGAYSALNRQINRGKVQPFNRHEMLDLVVVDGKARGIIARNLITGEIERHGAHAVVIASGGYGNVFFLSTNAMGSNVMAAWRTHRRGAFFANPCYTQIHPTCIPVSGEHQSKLTLMSESLRNDGRIWVPKKKEDAEAIRAGKKRGVDLPEEDRDYYLERRYPAFGNLVPRDVASRAAKERCDAGYGVNKTGQAVYLDFAEAFERYGKVEALTSGNKNASKEEIIALGKKVIEKKYGNLFDMYQNITDDNPYEVPMKIFPAVHYTMGGLWVDYNLQTTVPGCFAAGEANFSDHGANRLGASALMQGLADGYFVLPYTIGDYLADEIRTGPIPTDTPEFEQAEKETRARIEKLMSGEGKHSVDYYHKKLGLIMWNKCGMSRNAQDLQKAMDEIKALREDFWQNVRVPGSPDTKNQELEKAGRVADFLELGELFAKDALTRNESCGGHFREEYQTEEGEALRDDENFTFVSAWEYNENPRDAKLHKEDLVFENVELKTRSYK, encoded by the coding sequence ATGGCAGTATTAGATTCTAAAGTACCTAAAGGACCACTTTCAGATAAGTGGACATTACATAAAAATACAATCAACTTAGTCAACCCTGCAAACAAGCGTAACATAGACGTGATTGTTGTAGGAACAGGTCTTGCTGGAGGTTCTGCCGCAGCGACACTTGCAGAGCTAGGTTATAATGTTAAGACATTTTGTTACAATGATTCTCCTAGACGTGCACACAGTATAGCGGCACAAGGAGGGATCAACGCTGCCAAGAACTATCAAGGTGATGGTGACTCAGACTACAGATTGTTTTACGACACTATTAAAGGAGGAGATTATAGATCTCGCGAAGCCAATGTTTACAGACTGGCTGAGGTTTCTTCAAACATTATAGACCAGTGTGTAGCTCAAGGAGTTCCTTTTGCTCGTGAGTATGGTGGGTTACTTGATAACCGCTCCTTTGGTGGGGTACTGGTTTCCAGAACGTTTTATGCTGCGGGTCAGACAGGACAGCAGCTGTTACTAGGAGCTTATTCGGCTTTGAACAGACAGATCAACCGTGGTAAAGTACAGCCGTTCAACCGTCATGAGATGCTTGATCTAGTGGTAGTAGACGGTAAGGCGCGAGGAATTATCGCTCGCAACCTGATAACAGGTGAGATTGAAAGACATGGCGCTCACGCTGTAGTTATTGCTTCTGGAGGTTATGGTAATGTATTTTTCCTATCAACTAATGCGATGGGAAGTAACGTAATGGCAGCCTGGAGAACCCACCGCCGTGGAGCTTTCTTTGCTAATCCATGTTACACGCAAATTCACCCGACTTGTATACCCGTTTCTGGAGAACACCAGTCTAAACTGACTTTGATGTCAGAGTCTCTAAGAAATGACGGGCGTATATGGGTGCCTAAGAAAAAAGAAGATGCAGAAGCAATACGCGCCGGTAAAAAACGCGGTGTTGATCTTCCAGAAGAAGATCGCGATTACTATCTAGAGCGTCGTTACCCAGCATTTGGTAACCTCGTTCCACGTGATGTTGCATCTCGTGCTGCAAAAGAGCGTTGCGATGCTGGTTATGGAGTAAACAAAACAGGTCAGGCGGTTTATCTAGACTTTGCCGAAGCCTTTGAGCGTTATGGAAAAGTGGAAGCTCTAACCAGTGGTAACAAAAATGCTAGTAAGGAGGAAATCATCGCTTTGGGTAAAAAAGTGATTGAGAAAAAATACGGTAACCTTTTTGATATGTATCAAAACATTACCGACGATAATCCCTACGAGGTTCCTATGAAGATTTTCCCAGCGGTGCACTACACTATGGGTGGTCTTTGGGTAGATTATAATTTACAAACTACCGTTCCCGGATGTTTTGCAGCTGGAGAGGCTAATTTCTCTGATCACGGTGCCAACCGCCTGGGAGCAAGTGCCTTGATGCAAGGCTTAGCCGATGGATATTTTGTTTTGCCTTATACAATAGGCGATTACCTAGCTGATGAAATCAGAACGGGTCCTATCCCTACAGATACGCCAGAATTTGAACAAGCTGAAAAGGAAACCAGAGCTCGCATCGAGAAATTGATGTCAGGTGAAGGCAAACATAGTGTAGATTACTACCACAAAAAGCTGGGTCTGATTATGTGGAACAAGTGTGGTATGTCCCGTAATGCACAGGATCTTCAGAAAGCCATGGATGAGATCAAGGCTTTACGTGAGGACTTCTGGCAAAATGTACGTGTCCCAGGAAGTCCAGATACTAAAAACCAAGAACTGGAAAAAGCAGGCCGTGTAGCAGATTTCCTTGAACTAGGAGAACTATTTGCAAAGGATGCTTTGACTAGAAATGAGAGCTGTGGAGGTCACTTCCGTGAGGAGTATCAGACTGAAGAGGGTGAGGCATTGAGAGATGACGAGAACTTCACGTTTGTAAGCGCATGGGAGTATAATGAGAACCCTCGTGATGCTAAGCTTCATAAAGAAGACTTGGTGTTTGAGAATGTGGAATTGAAGACAAGGAGCTATAAATAG
- a CDS encoding ATP-grasp domain-containing protein codes for MKICFVLSRIDQEGCGTSVRIITEAHDRKHEVYICNVGGFTLHSDGNVDIEAVKISKGAKKRNPQETLEYIQKKDFETIAATDLDVLFLRNNPTEEPDERQWAEFSGIGFGQMVQDLGVLVLNDAHTLANAFIDKLYFESLPEYIKPKSIVTRDREKLMEFYEQMGNKMVLKPLEGSGGQNVYMIDKNEKNTNQIIETILREGYVIAQEFLPDVKHGDVRVLLLNGRIMEKDGQKGILRRVPSEGEFRSNLALGASAATTELTPAMQEIVDIVAPKLIKDGLFFVGLDIIDDKLIEINLLSPGGMDYFEEVGMPNFASNVVEAIERKIHYRQQYQGALTNKQLATMD; via the coding sequence ATGAAAATATGTTTTGTATTAAGCCGCATAGACCAAGAGGGTTGTGGCACCAGTGTAAGAATTATTACAGAAGCCCATGACCGGAAACATGAGGTATACATTTGCAATGTGGGAGGATTTACCCTGCATAGCGATGGGAATGTAGACATTGAAGCAGTCAAGATATCTAAAGGTGCTAAAAAGCGTAATCCTCAAGAAACGCTGGAGTACATTCAGAAAAAAGATTTTGAGACTATCGCAGCAACTGATCTAGACGTGCTTTTCCTAAGAAATAATCCTACCGAGGAACCTGATGAGCGGCAATGGGCAGAGTTTTCTGGAATAGGCTTCGGGCAAATGGTTCAAGACTTAGGGGTTCTCGTCCTCAATGATGCCCATACCCTAGCTAATGCTTTCATTGACAAGTTGTATTTTGAAAGCCTGCCTGAATACATTAAGCCTAAAAGTATCGTAACCCGTGATCGTGAAAAACTCATGGAATTTTATGAACAAATGGGCAATAAAATGGTTTTAAAACCACTGGAAGGCTCGGGAGGACAGAATGTTTACATGATCGATAAGAATGAAAAAAACACCAATCAAATTATTGAAACAATCCTCAGAGAAGGTTATGTTATTGCTCAAGAATTTTTACCAGATGTAAAACATGGCGATGTGCGAGTGCTATTACTCAATGGTAGAATTATGGAAAAAGATGGTCAAAAAGGAATTTTAAGACGCGTACCTTCTGAGGGTGAGTTCCGCAGCAATCTCGCGCTGGGAGCAAGTGCCGCTACCACAGAACTTACTCCTGCCATGCAAGAAATTGTAGACATCGTTGCTCCAAAACTTATCAAAGACGGATTGTTTTTTGTAGGACTGGATATTATTGATGACAAGCTTATCGAGATCAACTTGCTTAGTCCCGGTGGGATGGACTATTTTGAAGAAGTGGGTATGCCCAACTTCGCTTCAAACGTGGTAGAAGCTATAGAAAGAAAAATCCACTACCGTCAGCAATATCAAGGTGCCTTAACAAACAAGCAACTTGCTACGATGGATTAG
- a CDS encoding very short patch repair endonuclease, with translation MTEYTPEEPIKVPKFSEEAGFYTTNQRSKQMSKIRGKDTKPEIKLRKALWAKGYRYRKDFKKLPGKPDIAMPIHKTVIFVDGEFWHGYDWENRKHNIKSNRDFWIPKIERNMQRDGEVNHLLEQKGYKVFRFWSKEILKNLDAVVQEIVAHIEFHK, from the coding sequence ATGACCGAGTACACTCCAGAAGAACCTATTAAAGTCCCCAAATTCTCTGAGGAGGCTGGCTTTTATACCACCAACCAACGATCTAAACAAATGAGCAAGATACGTGGCAAAGACACGAAACCTGAGATCAAGCTGCGTAAGGCGCTGTGGGCAAAAGGCTATCGCTATCGTAAAGACTTTAAAAAATTACCGGGTAAACCAGATATCGCTATGCCCATTCACAAGACAGTCATTTTTGTGGACGGCGAGTTTTGGCACGGATATGATTGGGAAAACCGCAAACACAACATTAAAAGCAATCGCGATTTTTGGATCCCCAAGATTGAACGCAACATGCAACGTGATGGAGAGGTCAATCACTTACTGGAGCAGAAAGGCTATAAGGTATTTCGGTTTTGGTCAAAGGAGATTTTGAAAAATCTAGATGCGGTGGTGCAGGAGATTGTAGCTCATATAGAGTTTCATAAATAA
- a CDS encoding succinate dehydrogenase cytochrome b subunit, with amino-acid sequence MSALVKSSLARKWVMALSGLFLVIFLTQHFVINITSVIAPDTFNEWSHFMGYNPLVQFVLQPILLGGLIVHFIMGIVLEIRNNRARPIKYVDFRGNENSTWVSRNMIITGLVVLAFLGLHMYDFWAHEIAYKFIYAEPESPTRYYAETVHKFEPIWRVVLYVLSFVLLAMHLWHGFNSSFQSMGVKSVKRGDGLKKFCYAWSVAIPAGFIFIALYHHFVGLQ; translated from the coding sequence ATGAGCGCATTAGTAAAATCATCGCTTGCACGTAAATGGGTCATGGCCCTCTCGGGTTTGTTTCTGGTCATCTTCTTGACGCAGCACTTTGTGATCAACATCACATCAGTCATAGCTCCAGACACTTTTAACGAGTGGTCTCATTTTATGGGTTATAATCCACTGGTGCAGTTTGTACTGCAGCCCATTCTATTAGGTGGCTTGATTGTACATTTTATAATGGGTATTGTACTTGAGATTCGCAATAACAGAGCACGGCCTATTAAATATGTTGATTTTAGAGGTAATGAAAATTCAACTTGGGTTTCCCGTAATATGATCATCACAGGACTGGTGGTTCTAGCATTTCTGGGACTTCATATGTATGATTTCTGGGCACATGAAATTGCTTATAAATTCATTTACGCAGAACCAGAATCACCTACACGTTACTATGCCGAGACCGTTCATAAGTTTGAGCCTATATGGAGAGTAGTACTTTATGTGTTATCATTTGTGTTACTCGCCATGCACCTATGGCACGGCTTTAATAGCTCGTTCCAATCCATGGGAGTGAAGAGTGTCAAGAGAGGCGATGGGCTCAAGAAATTTTGTTATGCGTGGTCGGTGGCGATCCCAGCAGGATTTATATTTATCGCGTTGTACCACCATTTTGTAGGACTACAATAA
- a CDS encoding DUF5694 domain-containing protein gives MKTILTTFIALQFISYFTNAQNINEQQLLEETQKAFQFDGADVLLLGTWHMGATSDANKSRYDASLPHRQIEIAELAKEIAQNFKPTKILVEVVPEQQAEMDSLYQVYLKNLQKVSTFHGEVGLLAFQIARHSEAELIAIDHKMGYDYGRIGQMADSMGTPAVSKYYGQLMPFLQKAAQLEKQATTKQLYRFTNTPEYISFLKHANADLLTYVNTDGNFEGADVAADFYKRNLRMFANINRLDIQPDDRILILQGATHIAFFHEFMKYSPLYNVVDAQEYLRD, from the coding sequence ATGAAAACGATCCTAACTACATTTATCGCCTTACAATTCATCAGTTACTTTACTAACGCTCAAAACATTAATGAACAACAGCTTCTGGAAGAAACTCAAAAAGCCTTTCAATTTGATGGAGCAGATGTGTTACTGCTAGGAACTTGGCACATGGGTGCAACCAGTGACGCCAATAAAAGCCGCTATGACGCTAGCCTCCCTCATCGTCAAATAGAAATTGCAGAACTTGCAAAAGAGATTGCTCAGAACTTCAAACCCACAAAAATTCTCGTAGAAGTGGTTCCAGAACAACAAGCTGAAATGGACTCCCTTTACCAAGTTTACCTTAAGAATCTGCAAAAAGTCAGCACCTTTCACGGTGAGGTAGGTTTACTCGCTTTTCAAATTGCCCGTCACAGCGAGGCAGAGTTGATCGCTATAGATCATAAAATGGGGTATGATTACGGTCGCATAGGTCAGATGGCCGATTCTATGGGTACACCAGCGGTATCAAAATACTACGGTCAGCTTATGCCATTTTTGCAAAAAGCTGCCCAGCTGGAAAAACAAGCGACTACCAAGCAACTATACCGCTTCACCAACACTCCAGAATACATCAGTTTCTTAAAACACGCAAATGCTGATTTACTTACTTATGTGAATACGGACGGTAACTTTGAAGGAGCAGACGTCGCCGCCGATTTCTACAAACGCAACTTGCGCATGTTTGCTAACATCAACAGACTAGACATCCAGCCTGACGATCGTATACTAATACTACAAGGAGCTACACACATTGCATTTTTCCATGAGTTTATGAAATATAGTCCTTTATATAATGTGGTAGATGCTCAGGAATATTTAAGGGATTAG
- a CDS encoding DUF559 domain-containing protein has translation MQLDREVNYLLEQKSYKVFRFWSKEVLKNLDAVVQEIVAHIEHHK, from the coding sequence ATGCAACTCGATCGCGAAGTCAATTATTTGCTAGAACAGAAAAGCTACAAGGTTTTTAGATTTTGGTCAAAGGAGGTTTTGAAAAATCTGGATGCGGTGGTGCAGGAGATTGTAGCTCATATAGAGCATCATAAGTAA
- a CDS encoding four helix bundle protein, with protein MNWKASEMAGISSFKDLECWKKGRFLRIRVSEVIKTFPLIEKYELISQMRRASRSVTHNIAEGYGRFHYQENIQFCRTARGSLTELQDQIDCARCEGYIDEKIENELNDMALDTLKILNGYINYLKKIKG; from the coding sequence TTGAATTGGAAAGCAAGTGAGATGGCTGGAATAAGTTCTTTTAAAGATCTAGAGTGTTGGAAGAAGGGAAGATTTTTGAGAATCAGAGTCAGCGAAGTGATTAAAACCTTTCCACTAATTGAAAAGTATGAATTGATCTCCCAAATGCGAAGAGCTAGTAGATCAGTTACACATAATATTGCTGAAGGCTATGGACGTTTCCATTATCAGGAAAACATTCAGTTTTGCAGAACAGCAAGAGGCTCATTGACCGAGCTTCAAGATCAAATAGACTGCGCTAGATGTGAAGGCTATATTGACGAGAAAATAGAAAACGAATTAAATGATATGGCTCTTGATACGCTCAAGATTTTGAATGGCTATATCAACTATTTGAAGAAAATAAAAGGTTAG
- a CDS encoding M14 family metallopeptidase, with translation MERIINKYTSGDAGPLVFITAAVHGNEPSGVQALEEVFTQLQTAKPKIKGTLVGLRGNLNALANDRRFIDEDLNRTWTKEKIEKTFHETREETEMMEIIEILDKELENHNGKEAYFLDCHTTSSQSVPYISVQVKGDNDPWAHKFPTYIVRGFSDMVNGSIDHYFTDRGLTGFTFEAGQHDHPDSKRHHESMIWLILKNACDLDLTEIATYPDCIESLENDPPNQKTFEIIHRHEIQSDDDFKMIPGFENFQKISKGELLAHNNGEDVKSIWDARIFMPLYQGQGNDGFFVIEEQ, from the coding sequence ATGGAAAGAATCATAAACAAATACACCAGCGGTGATGCTGGGCCACTCGTTTTTATAACAGCTGCCGTTCACGGTAATGAACCTAGCGGTGTTCAGGCGCTGGAAGAAGTTTTTACTCAGTTGCAAACTGCTAAACCAAAGATAAAAGGAACATTAGTCGGTTTGCGCGGTAATCTCAACGCACTGGCAAATGACAGACGCTTTATTGATGAGGATCTGAATCGCACGTGGACAAAAGAGAAGATTGAAAAAACCTTTCACGAGACGCGAGAGGAAACTGAAATGATGGAAATTATTGAAATTCTAGACAAAGAGCTGGAAAACCACAATGGCAAAGAAGCTTACTTTCTTGACTGTCACACCACTTCATCGCAAAGCGTTCCCTACATAAGCGTTCAAGTTAAGGGTGATAATGACCCCTGGGCTCATAAGTTTCCCACTTACATTGTGCGTGGTTTCAGCGATATGGTAAACGGTAGCATCGATCACTATTTTACCGATCGAGGCCTGACCGGTTTCACTTTTGAGGCAGGACAACACGACCACCCGGATTCAAAGCGTCATCATGAGAGTATGATCTGGCTAATATTAAAAAATGCCTGCGACCTCGATCTTACAGAAATAGCGACCTATCCAGATTGTATTGAAAGTCTTGAAAACGACCCTCCTAACCAAAAAACCTTTGAGATCATCCATCGACACGAGATCCAATCAGATGATGATTTTAAAATGATACCTGGATTTGAAAACTTTCAAAAAATTTCAAAAGGCGAACTGCTTGCCCACAATAATGGAGAAGACGTCAAAAGCATTTGGGACGCTCGCATATTCATGCCGCTCTATCAAGGTCAGGGCAACGATGGTTTTTTTGTGATTGAGGAGCAATAA
- a CDS encoding flavohemoglobin expression-modulating QEGLA motif protein: MSTATTETDSKLLHNLVANCENGLRSIYEIPEGGFIHFEPSLPFLYIYRNKTNDAGTRRLVKSGASFLIIGNTEAYSYGVLINKLSETMTRKHNAFLLVDIYSGIKGSTDFKIHAPKSGLPASIEALKHELHKIKVSENAPYLGVTVDSDEVHIDGVNVIPCDEDDILKCGAAFIHVEVPPVYRNANGTLFPVFFRRFRDHFSRALQKAIFEFVRVQTTSGIPSYTALGKRSVHKELYKIDEELTAIESSYSLLMLVAPVNINEIRKTFFESGFKEVPDYHYRLLPIDPDKLKRKLFNLRIDEIDDPALAFLYNEKREELEKQLSMLKERGTRNFFYSSIRLFQGVDKDLKKEAEDILSVLVEEPEGNSDELMNAQQFKELAFKEFNYFKKQDPQFEGKVHLKDDLNIMMVSQGEFYLPLNTKLTQLDANALLQHEIGTHVLTYYNGSKQPLSQLRTGLADYDTMQEGLAVMAEFLCGSLTANRLRTLAGRVIAGDALVQGCSFTEMFDLLKNTHGFSKERAFNIVSRMFQGGGFLKDIVYLKGFVQLRHYLNTGGDLELLLAGKFALHHVNIIKELVERKVLVKPAIKPRYLEMNCFKNQMKEINAGTYLAQMIKK, translated from the coding sequence TTGAGTACCGCAACTACTGAAACAGACAGCAAGCTTCTACATAATCTGGTGGCCAACTGTGAGAATGGATTGAGAAGTATCTATGAAATACCTGAAGGGGGCTTCATTCACTTTGAGCCATCCTTGCCATTTCTATACATATATCGTAACAAGACAAATGATGCCGGTACAAGAAGGCTGGTGAAAAGTGGTGCCTCCTTTTTGATTATTGGCAACACGGAGGCTTACAGCTACGGTGTGCTGATCAACAAGCTCAGCGAAACAATGACGAGAAAGCACAATGCCTTTCTGCTTGTAGACATTTATAGCGGCATCAAAGGCTCGACAGATTTTAAGATTCACGCTCCCAAATCTGGTTTACCTGCTTCCATCGAGGCTTTAAAACATGAGCTGCATAAAATTAAGGTAAGTGAAAATGCGCCTTATCTAGGAGTTACCGTGGACAGTGATGAAGTCCACATTGACGGCGTTAACGTAATTCCCTGTGATGAAGACGATATTCTAAAGTGCGGTGCTGCCTTCATTCATGTAGAAGTGCCGCCCGTTTATCGCAATGCAAATGGAACCCTGTTTCCGGTTTTCTTCAGAAGATTTAGAGACCACTTTTCACGTGCGCTTCAAAAGGCAATATTTGAATTTGTCAGGGTGCAGACTACCTCGGGAATTCCCAGTTATACAGCACTGGGTAAGCGCAGCGTGCATAAGGAACTCTATAAAATAGATGAGGAACTTACCGCTATTGAGTCTTCTTACAGCCTACTCATGCTGGTAGCCCCTGTAAATATTAATGAGATCAGAAAAACATTTTTTGAAAGCGGCTTCAAAGAGGTGCCTGATTATCATTACAGACTCCTCCCCATTGATCCCGATAAGCTCAAGCGTAAATTATTCAATCTACGTATAGATGAGATCGACGATCCCGCGCTGGCATTTCTCTATAATGAGAAGCGAGAAGAACTGGAAAAACAGCTGTCCATGCTCAAGGAACGTGGAACGCGCAATTTTTTCTACAGCAGCATCAGGCTTTTTCAAGGTGTAGATAAAGATCTCAAAAAAGAGGCTGAAGACATTCTCTCAGTACTTGTAGAAGAGCCAGAAGGAAACTCTGACGAGTTGATGAACGCTCAACAATTCAAAGAGCTCGCCTTTAAAGAGTTTAACTATTTCAAAAAACAAGATCCTCAATTTGAGGGGAAGGTTCACTTGAAAGATGATCTCAATATTATGATGGTATCTCAAGGTGAATTCTACCTTCCTTTAAATACAAAATTGACACAACTCGATGCCAATGCCTTGCTTCAGCACGAGATAGGTACTCACGTACTTACTTATTACAATGGATCTAAACAACCGCTATCCCAACTAAGAACCGGGCTTGCCGATTATGATACGATGCAAGAAGGCCTTGCGGTAATGGCTGAGTTCTTATGTGGCTCACTCACGGCCAATAGACTTCGTACTCTTGCGGGTCGCGTAATTGCGGGTGATGCTCTTGTACAAGGATGTAGTTTTACTGAGATGTTTGACCTACTTAAAAACACTCATGGTTTTAGCAAGGAAAGGGCGTTCAATATAGTTTCCAGAATGTTTCAAGGTGGCGGTTTTCTCAAGGATATTGTTTATCTCAAAGGCTTTGTACAACTAAGGCATTACCTCAATACAGGCGGTGATCTCGAGCTTTTGTTAGCTGGAAAGTTTGCCCTTCATCACGTGAATATTATTAAAGAACTAGTGGAGCGCAAAGTGCTCGTTAAACCAGCTATCAAGCCTCGCTATCTAGAAATGAATTGTTTTAAAAACCAAATGAAAGAAATTAATGCAGGTACCTACCTCGCCCAAATGATCAAGAAATGA